One Paramisgurnus dabryanus chromosome 9, PD_genome_1.1, whole genome shotgun sequence DNA segment encodes these proteins:
- the pnp6 gene encoding purine nucleoside phosphorylase 6, which produces MATSNECSYSYEDYRETADWLLAQTDFRPKVAIICGSGLGGLADLLDHKIAFPYEKIPRFPHSTVQGHKGQLVFGELNGKQCVCMQGRFHFYEGYNVATVTYPVRVFFLLGIETLIVTNAAGGLNPEFKVGDIMLIKDHINIPGFAGQNPLCGRNEDRFGVRFPCMSDAYDKDLALLARKTAEELDCASFLQEGVYCMLAGPCYETIAESKALQLLGADAVGMSTVPEVVVARHCGLRVFGLSLITNKVVTDYDSKEKANHEEVLETTRMRTKDLQKIISHLVTNM; this is translated from the exons ATGGCAACATCCAACGAATGCAG CTACAGCTATGAGGATTATAGAGAAACAGCAGACTGGCTTCTTGCTCAAACAGATTTCAGGCCCAAAGTGGCAATCATCTGTGGTTCAGGCCTCGGTGGATTAGCTGACCTGCTGGACCACAAGATTGCGTTTCCTTATGAAAAAATCCCCCGGTTTCCCCACAGCACAG TGCAGGGACATAAAGGTCAGCTGGTGTTTGGAGAGCTCAATGGAAAGCAGTGTGTTTGCATGCAAGGCCGTTTTCATTTTTATGAGGGCTATAACGTAGCCACA GTTACATATCCAGTAAGAGTGTTTTTTCTTCTGGGAATTGAGACTCTGATTGTGACCAATGCTGCTGGAGGACTAAATCCAGAATTTAAAGTGGGTGACATCATGTTGATCAAAGATCATATCAACATTCCAGGTTTTGCAGGCCAAAATCCACTGTGTGGTCGCAATGAGGACAG ATTTGGAGTGCGTTTTCCTTGCATGTCTGATGCATATGATAAAGACTTGGCACTGCTGGCCAGGAAAACTGCTGAGGAACTGGACTGTGCCTCTTTCCTTCAGGAGGGTGTTTACTGCATGTTGGCTGGGCCATGCTATGAGACGATTGCAGAATCCAAGGCTCTGCAGCTGCTTGGGGCAGACGCTGTGG GTATGAGTACGGTTCCAGAGGTAGTGGTCGCTCGACACTGTGGGCTGCGTGTGTTTGGACTTTCTCTTATTACCAACAAGGTGGTGACCGATTATGACAGCAAGGAGAAGGCTAATCATGAAGAAGTGCTGGAAACCACCCGCATGCGAACCAAAGACCTCCAAAAGATAATCAGCCACTTGGTGACAAATATGTAA